Genomic window (Jatrophihabitans sp.):
CCTTCGTTGACGCTGCCCTGGACGCTGTGGTGAAGAACGTGGTCGATGAGATCAAGGAAGCCGAGGGGACCGACGAGCCAGTGGCAGTGGTCCGAGCTGCCGGCCCAGCCCGAAGTGCCGCGCACCCCCTAGACGACGAGTCGTCATTACCATCAGAGGACGACACCGACGAGGGGACCGGCGACCATGGCTAAGCGCGTGTATGTCACCAAGGCCCAGCAGGCTGCCGCCAAGATGATCGTCGAGCGCAATACCGCTAACGGCAAACCGGTGCCGCCTGCCATCAGCAAGATCGCTAATGCCGCCAGCGGGCCTGACAGCCGGCCTGTGGTCACTGACCAGGTCGGCGCCGGGGACGAGTCGAGCATCACCGGCGTTCATTGAACTGCAGCCGGGTGCGCTGACTAGACCCGGGACCTCCGCGAGTCCCATGATCAGCGCCTGCTGACGACGACCCCGAGCAGCCCCGGCCCGACGTGCGCGCCGACCACCGCCCCCACCTCGGACTCGTACAGCTGGCCCAGGTTGGGCAGCCCCTGCTTGAGCAGGCCGGCGACCTCGGCGGCCCGGCCGGGGGCTGCCAGGTGCTGCACCGCGACGTCCACCGGGTCTGAGCCTGCTCTCTGCACGGTCAGCTGGACCAGCCGGGCGATCGCCTTGGACGCGGTGCGCACCTTCTCCAGCGGCATGATCCGCCCGTCGGACAGGTGCAGCAGCGGCTTGACCGCCAGCGCGGTGCCGAACCTCGCCGCCGCCGAGCCGATCCGGCCGCCGCGGTGCAGCCACTCCAGCGAGTCGACGTAGAACAGCGCCGACGTCCGGCCCAGGGTGGTGCGGGCGGCCTGCTCCACGTCCTGCGGCCCGGCGCCGGTGGCAGCGGCCCGGGCGGCGGCCAGCACCGCGAACCCCAGCGCCATCGCCGTCGAGCGCGAGTCGATCACCCGGATCACGTCCGGCTCGAACTCGCCCGCGGCCAGCCGGGCCGAGTCACAGGTGCCCGACAGCTCCGCGGACAGGTGCAGCGAGACCACCGTGCTGGCGCCGGCGTCCAGCGCCGAGCGGTAGACCTCGACGAACTCCGCCGGCGTCGGGCGTGAGGTGGTCACCGCCGTCCGGACCCGCAACGCAGCGGTCACGTCGGCCGGGGTGACGTCCTGGCCCTCCAGCCCGGTCCGCCCGCCCAGCTGCACCTGCAGCGGCACGACCTTTACGTTCAGCTCGTCGGCCAACCCGGCGGGCAGGTAGGAGGTCGAGTCGGTGACCACCGTGACCTGCTGCTGAGCCGCCATCTGCCGAACGTTAGACGACGAAGTTGATCAACCTGCCCGGGACCGTGATGACTCGCCTGGTGGGCTTGCCCTGCAGGGCCGCGAGGACCTTCTCATCGGCCCGGGCGGCGGCCTCCATGGCGGCCGGATCGGCGGCGGCGGCGACGGAGATGACCGAGCGGACCTTGCCGTTGACCTGCACCGGCACCTCGATGGCGTCATCCACCAGCATCGCCTCGTCGACCGGCGGGAACTCCGCCCAGGCCAGTGACTGCTGGTGGCCGAGCTTGGCCCACAGCTCCTCGGCGGCGTGCGGCGCCAGCGGCGCCAGCATCAGCGCCAGCGCCTCGGCCACCGCCCGCGGGGCGCCGCCGTCGGGGTAGGCCTGCGTGACGGCGTTGTTCAGCTCGGTGATCCGGGCGATCGAGGTGTTGAACCGCAGCGTCTCATAGCCCTCTCGCACGGCGGCGATGGTCCGGTGCAGCAGCCGGTTGAGCTCCAGCGGCACCTCGACGTCGGCCACGTGCGGCTGGCCGGTCTGCTCGTCCAGCACCACCCGCCAGATTCGCTGCAGCAGCCGGTACGGCCCGACGATGGCCTTGGCGTCCCAGGGCCGTGACTGGTCCAGCGGGCCTGAGAACATCTCGAACAGCCGGAAGGTGTCGGTGCCGAAGGCGGCCACGAACTCGTCCGGGGTGATCACGTTCTTCAGGCTCTTGCCGATCTTGCCGAACTCCCGGTTGACCGGCTCGCCTTGGTAGTAGAAGCCGCCGTCGCGCTCGGTCACCTCGGCCGCCTCGACGTAGAAGCCGTCGGCGTTGGTGTAGGCCGGCAGCTGCAGCATCCCCTGGTTGACCAGCCGGTGGAAGGGCTCGCGGCTGGAGACGTGGCCCAGGTCGAAGAGCACCTTGTGCCAGAACCGCGCGTACAGCAGGTGCAGCACGGCGTGCTCGACACCGCCGACGTAGAGGTCCACACCGCCGAGCGGGCGCTGCGGCGAGGGGCCCATCCAGTACTCCTCCACCTCCCGGTCCACCGGCGCCGAGGAGTTGGCCGGGTCCAGGTAGCGCAGCTCGTACCAGCACGACCCCGCCCAGTTGGGCATGGTGTTGGTCTCACGGCGGTAGGTCTTCAGGCCCTCGCCCAGGTCCAGCTCGACGGTGACCCAGTCGCTCAGCCTGCCCAGCGGCGGCTCGGGGTCTGAGGCGGCGTCATCGGCCGGATAGGACTTCGGGGTGAAGTCGTTGGTCTCGGGCAGCAGCAACGGCAGCATCTCGGCCGGCAGGGCGACCGGCTGGTCGTTGGAGTCGTAGACGATCGGGAACGGCTCGCCCCAGTAGCGCTGCCGGCTGAACAGCCAGTCACGCAACCGGTAGGTGGTGGCGCCGCGTCCGGCGCCGGTGCGCTCCAGGTAGGCGATGGTGGCCGCCTTGGCCTCGGTGACGCCCAGGCCGTTGAGGTCCAGCTCGGCGTTGGCCGAGTTGATCGCCGGGCCGTCGCCGGTGAAGGCTTTGCCGTCGAAGCCCTCGCTGGGCTGGACGGTGCGCACGATCGGCAGGCCGAAGGACTCCGCGAAGTCCCAGTCCCGCTCGTCCTGGCCGGGCACCGCCATGATCGCCCCGGTGCCGTAGCCCATCAGGACGTAGTCGGCTATGAAGACCGGCAGATCGGCGCCCGTCACCGGGTTGGTCGAGAACGCCCCGGTGAACACGCCTGACTTGACCTTGGCGTCAGCGCCCTGCCGGTCGATGTCGGTCTTGGCCGCGGCTTGCGCCTGGTAGGCGGTGACCGCCTCGGCCGGTGTGGCGTAGCCGCCGGTCCACTGCGGCGAGACGCCCTCGGGCCAGGCCGGCGGGATCAGCTCTGCGACCAGCGGGTGCTCCGGCGCCAGCACCAGGTAGGTGGCGCCGAACAGCGTGTCCGGACGCGTGGTGAACACCGTCAGCTCGGCTGCCGGCGTGGGAAACGAGATGTGCGCGCCGACCGACCGGCCGATCCAGTTCTTCTGCATCGTGCGGACCTTCTCAGGCCAGTCGATGTGGTCCAGGTCGGCCAGCAGGCGGTCGGCGTAGGCGGTGATCCGCAGCATCCACTGCGCCAGCGGCTTGCGGAACACCGGAAAGTTGCCGCGCTCGGAGCGCCCGTCCGCGGTCACCTCCTCATTCGCCAGCACGGTGCCCAGGCCGGGGCACCAGTTGACCGGCAGGTTGGCGACATAGGCC
Coding sequences:
- a CDS encoding DegV family protein, with amino-acid sequence MAAQQQVTVVTDSTSYLPAGLADELNVKVVPLQVQLGGRTGLEGQDVTPADVTAALRVRTAVTTSRPTPAEFVEVYRSALDAGASTVVSLHLSAELSGTCDSARLAAGEFEPDVIRVIDSRSTAMALGFAVLAAARAAATGAGPQDVEQAARTTLGRTSALFYVDSLEWLHRGGRIGSAAARFGTALAVKPLLHLSDGRIMPLEKVRTASKAIARLVQLTVQRAGSDPVDVAVQHLAAPGRAAEVAGLLKQGLPNLGQLYESEVGAVVGAHVGPGLLGVVVSRR
- the leuS gene encoding leucine--tRNA ligase, producing MTASTAQPSDTAQPSDTAQPGDTAGDSPPFRYTAALANQIETRWQQEWADRGTFNAPNPSGELSEGFQRLAGKPHTYILDMFPYPSGAGLHVGHPLGYLGTDVYARYRRMCGENVLHTMGFDAFGLPAEQYALQTGQHPARTTDDNIVTFRRQLRALGLGHDQRRVVATTDPEFYRWTQWIFLQIFNSFYDHEADGGVGRARPISELITEFDAGAREPEAGSNDFGKPWSELDDVQRRSVIDRHRLAYVANLPVNWCPGLGTVLANEEVTADGRSERGNFPVFRKPLAQWMLRITAYADRLLADLDHIDWPEKVRTMQKNWIGRSVGAHISFPTPAAELTVFTTRPDTLFGATYLVLAPEHPLVAELIPPAWPEGVSPQWTGGYATPAEAVTAYQAQAAAKTDIDRQGADAKVKSGVFTGAFSTNPVTGADLPVFIADYVLMGYGTGAIMAVPGQDERDWDFAESFGLPIVRTVQPSEGFDGKAFTGDGPAINSANAELDLNGLGVTEAKAATIAYLERTGAGRGATTYRLRDWLFSRQRYWGEPFPIVYDSNDQPVALPAEMLPLLLPETNDFTPKSYPADDAASDPEPPLGRLSDWVTVELDLGEGLKTYRRETNTMPNWAGSCWYELRYLDPANSSAPVDREVEEYWMGPSPQRPLGGVDLYVGGVEHAVLHLLYARFWHKVLFDLGHVSSREPFHRLVNQGMLQLPAYTNADGFYVEAAEVTERDGGFYYQGEPVNREFGKIGKSLKNVITPDEFVAAFGTDTFRLFEMFSGPLDQSRPWDAKAIVGPYRLLQRIWRVVLDEQTGQPHVADVEVPLELNRLLHRTIAAVREGYETLRFNTSIARITELNNAVTQAYPDGGAPRAVAEALALMLAPLAPHAAEELWAKLGHQQSLAWAEFPPVDEAMLVDDAIEVPVQVNGKVRSVISVAAAADPAAMEAAARADEKVLAALQGKPTRRVITVPGRLINFVV